From Trichocoleus sp. FACHB-46, one genomic window encodes:
- the wecB gene encoding non-hydrolyzing UDP-N-acetylglucosamine 2-epimerase, translated as MQQFPIRVCVTLGTRPEAIKMAPVIQQFRRSERFDTQVVLTGQHREMVAQVMQLFDLQADQDLAIMQPQQTLTDITCRSLQGLERLFKEIEPQIVLVQGDTTTAFAAALAAFYQKIPVGHVEAGLRTDDLYNPYPEEANRRLISQLTQLHFAPTTLAVEHLQRSGVVGEIHQTGNTVIDALLSVAAQHPVCNIPGLNWQQHRVLLATVHRRENWGEPLQDIGQGFLEILDKFPDTALLLPLHRNPTVREPLQALLGKHPRAFLTEPLDYADLVGAIQRCYLLLTDSGGLQEEAPSLGKPVLVLRETTERPEAIAAGTAKLVGTQPADIINAATDLLSHPTAYEKMATAVNPFGDGRAAERILKIVTQYFE; from the coding sequence ATGCAGCAATTTCCCATTCGAGTTTGCGTGACGTTAGGCACCCGCCCCGAAGCCATCAAAATGGCCCCCGTAATTCAACAGTTTCGGCGTTCTGAGCGTTTCGACACGCAAGTAGTTTTGACAGGTCAACATCGAGAAATGGTTGCACAAGTGATGCAACTGTTTGACTTGCAAGCCGATCAAGACTTGGCAATTATGCAACCTCAGCAAACTCTCACTGATATTACTTGCCGCAGTTTGCAAGGGCTAGAGCGTCTATTTAAGGAAATTGAGCCGCAAATTGTTTTAGTACAAGGCGATACTACTACAGCATTTGCTGCCGCTCTGGCAGCGTTCTACCAAAAAATCCCGGTGGGTCATGTGGAAGCGGGTTTGCGCACGGATGACCTCTACAACCCTTATCCCGAAGAAGCGAATCGTCGGTTGATTTCGCAGTTGACTCAGCTGCATTTTGCCCCGACGACTCTGGCTGTAGAGCATTTACAACGCTCTGGTGTGGTAGGCGAAATTCACCAAACAGGTAATACGGTGATTGATGCTTTGCTATCTGTGGCAGCGCAGCACCCTGTTTGTAATATTCCAGGCTTAAACTGGCAGCAACATCGAGTGCTGCTGGCAACAGTACACCGCCGAGAAAACTGGGGTGAGCCGTTGCAAGATATTGGTCAGGGGTTTTTAGAAATTCTCGATAAGTTCCCTGACACCGCTTTATTGCTACCGCTACACCGCAATCCGACCGTGCGAGAACCCTTGCAAGCTCTTTTAGGCAAGCATCCTAGGGCTTTTTTGACTGAACCGCTAGATTATGCTGATTTAGTGGGGGCGATCCAACGTTGCTATTTGCTACTGACAGACTCCGGCGGACTGCAAGAAGAAGCACCTAGCTTAGGTAAGCCTGTATTGGTCTTGCGCGAAACCACAGAACGGCCCGAAGCGATCGCGGCTGGCACGGCTAAGCTAGTAGGCACACAACCAGCGGACATCATCAATGCAGCGACCGACCTCTTGAGTCATCCTACTGCTTATGAAAAGATGGCAACTGCCGTTAATCCCTTTGGAGATGGACGAGCAGCTGAGCGGATTCTAAAAATTGTGACTCAGTATTTTGAATAA
- a CDS encoding TIGR00725 family protein, producing the protein MPKVVIGVMGPGSEATAIDLQNAYTVGQLIATEGWVLLTGGRNTGVMQAASQGAKQAGGLTVGILPSAARAAMSEAVDIPVLTGMGSARNNINVLSSQVVVACGMGAGTASEIALALKAQKKVILLNKNASSQTFFKGLAPELVSVVEQPIAAIEIIKAFLSDEDHVNRTVE; encoded by the coding sequence ATGCCCAAAGTTGTGATCGGAGTGATGGGGCCTGGGTCTGAGGCAACTGCCATAGACCTGCAGAATGCCTATACAGTCGGTCAGTTGATTGCCACAGAAGGGTGGGTGCTGCTCACGGGTGGACGCAATACTGGCGTAATGCAGGCTGCGAGTCAAGGTGCAAAACAAGCAGGCGGACTGACGGTAGGAATTTTGCCCAGCGCTGCCAGGGCAGCAATGTCAGAGGCAGTCGATATTCCTGTCTTGACAGGCATGGGGAGCGCCCGCAACAACATTAATGTGCTCTCTAGCCAAGTGGTCGTTGCCTGTGGCATGGGCGCAGGAACTGCTTCAGAAATTGCCTTAGCCCTTAAAGCTCAGAAAAAGGTGATTTTGTTAAATAAAAACGCCTCTAGCCAAACCTTCTTTAAAGGTCTAGCTCCCGAATTAGTATCTGTCGTGGAGCAGCCAATTGCAGCGATTGAAATAATCAAAGCTTTTTTAAGTGATGAAGATCACGTAAATAGAACAGTGGAATAA
- a CDS encoding peptidoglycan recognition family protein has translation MIKVLQAPIDPVVVRQKFSIVGTTSPENAGKAIGLTIDDQIKTSGPVVGADGAWRVEFVFLQPGNRQLEVAIANESVDVPIEVVAEAVKPIISPRLRFAPLPQNVRAEEAFILRGFADSYQEGDQLILRADKTIELARPRVQAGQWQASLLFHGSGKRLIEIIGSDQDRAQTTLEVQPAALQVLPRSIWTSKPTPSDVANLQPRRITMHHTFVSPTLAPSANQSQEIQRMRQLWQSHVGGNGWSDIGYHYVIMPSGRIYEARFERKRGAHDVINDGLGIAFDGVYTSATISPAQFQSAVALCTTLCKRYGIDDPVKLVPTPTNAFGIRQLPRICAHRDRVQTECPGSGGGRTIRLEEIRQAVRQRL, from the coding sequence ATGATTAAAGTTCTACAAGCCCCCATTGATCCGGTTGTAGTCAGGCAAAAATTCTCGATTGTAGGAACGACCTCTCCAGAAAATGCTGGTAAAGCTATCGGCTTAACTATCGATGACCAGATTAAAACTTCCGGGCCAGTTGTAGGTGCAGACGGAGCTTGGCGAGTTGAGTTCGTCTTTTTACAACCTGGTAATCGTCAGCTAGAAGTGGCGATCGCGAATGAAAGCGTAGATGTGCCGATCGAAGTAGTAGCTGAAGCGGTTAAACCGATCATCTCGCCCCGCCTGCGTTTTGCTCCACTACCTCAAAATGTCCGTGCAGAAGAAGCTTTTATTCTGCGCGGCTTTGCGGATTCTTACCAAGAAGGGGATCAGCTAATTCTTAGAGCTGACAAAACGATCGAACTGGCCCGACCACGGGTGCAGGCAGGTCAGTGGCAAGCAAGTTTGCTATTTCACGGTTCTGGCAAACGCCTAATCGAAATTATTGGCTCCGACCAAGACCGCGCTCAAACCACTTTGGAAGTGCAGCCCGCGGCATTACAAGTACTGCCCCGTAGCATTTGGACAAGCAAGCCCACTCCTTCGGATGTGGCTAATCTGCAACCTCGGCGGATTACCATGCATCACACCTTTGTTAGTCCTACCTTGGCACCTAGTGCCAATCAGAGTCAAGAAATCCAACGGATGCGGCAGCTTTGGCAAAGCCATGTTGGCGGGAATGGCTGGAGCGATATTGGCTATCACTACGTAATCATGCCTAGTGGCAGAATTTACGAAGCTCGCTTTGAACGGAAACGTGGAGCCCATGACGTGATTAATGATGGTCTGGGAATCGCCTTCGATGGAGTTTACACCAGCGCCACCATCAGTCCTGCCCAGTTTCAGTCTGCTGTCGCTCTGTGCACGACCCTATGCAAACGCTATGGCATTGATGATCCGGTGAAACTTGTACCAACGCCCACCAATGCCTTTGGGATTCGTCAACTCCCCCGGATTTGTGCCCATCGCGATCGCGTGCAAACAGAATGTCCCGGTTCTGGAGGAGGCCGAACAATACGCCTAGAAGAAATTCGTCAAGCAGTCAGACAGCGCCTGTAA
- a CDS encoding response regulator transcription factor produces MAGQVLLVDDEPGLREAVQAYLEDSGFAVDVAGNAQEGWQLLQQKLPDLVISDVMMPQVDGYQFLKQMREDARFKALPVVFLTARGMTSDRIQGYQAGCDAYLPKPFDPDELVAIVENLLGRRTARAGTEDGETPDIADMARQIAEIKALLTQRNAISATPAPIPVDFTPREQSVLDLVAEGLMNKEIARRLDTSVRNVEKYVSRLFSKTGTNSRTELVRYALEHGLTK; encoded by the coding sequence ATGGCGGGACAGGTGCTGTTGGTAGATGATGAACCTGGTTTGCGGGAAGCAGTGCAAGCTTATTTAGAAGACAGTGGTTTTGCTGTAGATGTTGCTGGCAATGCTCAGGAGGGTTGGCAACTACTACAACAAAAGCTACCTGATCTGGTGATCTCCGATGTGATGATGCCGCAAGTAGATGGCTACCAGTTCCTGAAGCAAATGCGAGAAGATGCTCGCTTTAAGGCACTGCCAGTGGTTTTCTTAACTGCTAGAGGCATGACAAGCGATCGCATTCAGGGATATCAAGCAGGCTGTGATGCTTATTTGCCCAAACCTTTTGACCCAGATGAACTAGTCGCGATCGTGGAAAATTTGCTAGGACGTCGAACTGCTAGGGCTGGCACAGAAGATGGAGAAACTCCAGATATTGCCGATATGGCTCGCCAGATTGCTGAAATTAAAGCCCTCTTGACGCAGCGAAATGCGATCTCAGCGACTCCTGCTCCGATCCCAGTCGATTTTACACCGCGTGAACAGAGTGTGCTTGACCTAGTTGCTGAGGGATTGATGAACAAAGAAATCGCTCGCCGCCTCGACACGAGTGTGCGGAATGTAGAAAAGTACGTCAGCCGTCTATTCAGTAAAACTGGGACCAACAGCCGTACTGAACTAGTCCGGTACGCGCTTGAGCATGGCTTAACGAAATGA
- a CDS encoding PHP domain-containing protein, producing the protein MAVNPAPVAVSRPAAQNMPALKRVLETIRADSCPYSFNFHMHTAHSDGQLQPEDLIEQAIAIGLKGLAITDHHSVSGYRIAQQYLDDWKWRSSSRRGSSSNTCQSVPYLWTGVEINADLLGIEVHILGYAFDPAHPCLQLYLQHRAVQGNAYQAANVITAIQKAGGLAVLAHPARYRRSPIDLIQAAAHLGIDGIETYYAYNNPNPWKPSPSQTEQVQKLATHHQLLSTCGTDTHGLNLLQRL; encoded by the coding sequence ATGGCGGTTAATCCTGCTCCGGTTGCTGTTTCTAGGCCAGCAGCGCAGAACATGCCAGCTCTCAAGCGGGTCTTGGAAACCATTCGTGCTGATAGCTGTCCTTACTCTTTCAACTTCCACATGCACACAGCCCATTCCGATGGCCAATTGCAGCCTGAAGACTTGATCGAACAGGCGATCGCGATCGGTCTAAAAGGTTTGGCTATTACTGACCACCACAGTGTCAGTGGTTACCGCATAGCACAGCAATACTTAGACGATTGGAAGTGGCGGTCAAGCTCCAGGAGGGGTAGTAGCAGCAATACTTGTCAGTCTGTGCCTTATTTATGGACAGGCGTGGAAATTAACGCCGATCTACTAGGGATCGAGGTCCACATTTTGGGCTACGCTTTCGATCCTGCTCATCCCTGCTTACAACTTTATCTGCAACACCGAGCCGTTCAAGGCAACGCCTACCAAGCAGCAAATGTCATCACTGCCATTCAAAAAGCTGGAGGTTTAGCAGTGTTGGCCCATCCAGCTCGCTATCGGCGATCGCCGATAGACCTCATTCAAGCAGCAGCTCATTTAGGGATCGATGGCATTGAAACTTACTATGCCTACAACAACCCTAATCCTTGGAAGCCAAGTCCTAGCCAAACCGAGCAAGTTCAGAAGTTAGCGACTCACCACCAACTCTTGAGCACCTGTGGAACCGATACCCACGGCCTGAACTTACTACAGCGTTTGTAA
- a CDS encoding DUF2811 domain-containing protein → MNATVSILAEIPEALHESLSHYLESHPDWDQDRVFSAALSLFLLQNGDGDRRAARVYLDTLFKHPV, encoded by the coding sequence ATGAACGCAACCGTCAGCATCCTGGCAGAAATTCCTGAAGCCCTTCACGAATCTCTGTCCCACTATCTCGAATCCCATCCTGATTGGGATCAAGACCGTGTCTTTTCGGCAGCCTTGTCGCTGTTTTTACTCCAAAACGGAGATGGCGATCGCCGGGCCGCTCGTGTTTATCTGGATACTTTGTTTAAACATCCGGTTTAA
- a CDS encoding DUF3082 domain-containing protein → MANLTPPPKSNSASEAQALPGPFRCLSGALISGSLAFAGYKLTMSIATTFAAKPIHSDNATVLNIASAVRTLVVGVVALGAGVFGFAALGLLALGVQVAIQRFSQPHPPADPS, encoded by the coding sequence ATGGCTAACCTCACGCCTCCCCCCAAGTCCAACTCAGCTTCAGAAGCTCAAGCCCTCCCTGGTCCCTTCCGTTGTTTGAGCGGCGCTTTGATTTCGGGTAGTCTTGCCTTTGCTGGCTATAAACTCACGATGTCAATCGCCACTACCTTTGCCGCCAAACCAATTCACTCGGACAACGCAACCGTGCTCAATATCGCTTCTGCCGTCCGAACTCTAGTAGTTGGGGTGGTAGCCCTAGGTGCAGGTGTGTTTGGCTTCGCGGCGCTCGGCCTCCTAGCCTTAGGCGTGCAAGTCGCGATCCAACGATTCAGCCAGCCTCATCCCCCTGCTGATCCTTCCTAA
- the ispE gene encoding 4-(cytidine 5'-diphospho)-2-C-methyl-D-erythritol kinase, translated as MRSYSLTAAAKINLHLEIIGDRPDGFHELAMVLQSVDLCDRIDLRPLSTDQIRVHCNHPEVPVDQRNLAYKAAALMAAEFPDTFAQYGGVEINIHKQIPVGAGLAGGSTNAAAVLVGLDLMWQLGLTQSELQELGARLGSDVPFCVVGGTMLATGRGEELAPLPDLNQIYVVLAKYRSLSVSTAWAYQTFRQQFGHAYVSNVQELETRRQRVHSGPMVAAIAHRNNTEIGQRLYNDLERIVLPEYPQVQRLREQFQQQGVLGTMMSGSGPTVFALTESQTQAEQVRERVQVAIADPDLELWVAPLTNTSIRIASSRPV; from the coding sequence ATGCGCTCCTACTCCTTAACTGCCGCAGCCAAAATTAATCTGCACCTAGAAATCATTGGCGATCGCCCAGATGGGTTCCATGAGCTGGCGATGGTGCTCCAAAGCGTTGACCTCTGCGATCGCATCGATTTGCGCCCACTTTCTACAGACCAAATCCGAGTACATTGCAACCATCCAGAAGTCCCTGTCGATCAGCGAAATTTGGCTTACAAAGCTGCTGCGCTGATGGCTGCAGAATTTCCTGACACTTTTGCTCAGTATGGTGGCGTAGAAATCAATATTCACAAACAAATTCCGGTCGGCGCAGGCTTGGCAGGGGGGTCAACCAATGCAGCGGCAGTGCTGGTCGGGTTGGACTTGATGTGGCAACTAGGTCTCACTCAGTCAGAACTCCAAGAGTTGGGGGCTCGCTTAGGCTCAGATGTGCCTTTCTGCGTTGTTGGCGGCACCATGCTAGCGACAGGCCGTGGCGAAGAACTCGCGCCTTTACCAGACCTGAACCAGATCTATGTGGTTTTGGCCAAGTACCGCAGCCTCTCGGTTTCTACTGCTTGGGCCTACCAAACCTTTCGGCAACAATTCGGGCATGCTTATGTGTCCAATGTCCAGGAACTAGAAACTCGCAGGCAGCGCGTTCATTCAGGGCCGATGGTAGCGGCGATCGCCCATCGCAACAACACCGAGATTGGGCAACGCCTTTACAACGACTTAGAGCGAATTGTGTTGCCAGAGTACCCCCAAGTGCAGCGTTTACGAGAGCAGTTTCAGCAGCAAGGCGTATTAGGTACGATGATGTCTGGTTCTGGCCCTACCGTTTTTGCCCTCACTGAATCGCAAACGCAAGCAGAGCAAGTCCGGGAGCGAGTACAAGTGGCGATCGCAGACCCAGATCTAGAGCTTTGGGTAGCTCCGCTCACCAACACCAGTATTCGGATTGCCTCTTCCCGCCCGGTTTAA
- the rsmA gene encoding 16S rRNA (adenine(1518)-N(6)/adenine(1519)-N(6))-dimethyltransferase RsmA, which yields MAPPTRKQFGQHWLRSDKALNQIIKAAALAPSDRVLEIGPGTGILTRQLIQQAQSVVAVEIDRDLCALLAKKLGPKENFLLLQGDFLTLDLEAHLTPFPQFQAPKKVVANIPYYITGPILEKLLGNIAQPAASPLESIVLLVQKEIADRLCAKPGSRAYGALSVRVQYLAACEFICDVPAKAFEPPPKVDSAVVRLRPRPTEPPAQDPKQLASLVTMGFATKRKMLRNNLKSVIDRDRLTQLLEQLNVNPQARAEDLSVAEWVALSNLLTPACAPTP from the coding sequence ATGGCACCTCCGACTCGAAAACAATTTGGTCAACATTGGTTGCGCAGCGATAAAGCTCTCAACCAAATTATTAAAGCGGCAGCTCTAGCACCGAGCGATCGCGTACTCGAAATTGGTCCTGGCACAGGCATTTTAACGCGGCAATTAATACAACAAGCTCAATCAGTTGTAGCGGTAGAAATTGACCGAGATTTGTGCGCCCTCCTAGCCAAGAAATTGGGACCAAAGGAAAACTTTTTGCTGCTCCAAGGGGATTTTTTAACGCTAGATTTAGAGGCTCACTTAACGCCTTTTCCACAGTTTCAAGCCCCCAAAAAAGTCGTTGCCAACATTCCCTATTACATTACGGGACCGATTCTAGAAAAACTATTAGGCAATATCGCTCAGCCTGCCGCCTCACCGCTAGAATCGATTGTTTTATTGGTGCAAAAAGAAATTGCTGATCGCTTGTGTGCCAAACCCGGTTCTAGAGCTTATGGCGCATTGTCTGTTCGGGTGCAGTATTTGGCTGCGTGTGAGTTCATTTGTGATGTACCTGCTAAGGCTTTCGAACCGCCACCCAAGGTAGATTCAGCGGTAGTGCGGTTACGCCCCCGACCGACAGAACCGCCCGCCCAAGATCCTAAGCAGTTGGCTAGCTTGGTCACAATGGGCTTTGCCACGAAGCGCAAGATGTTGCGAAATAATTTGAAAAGTGTGATCGATCGCGATCGCCTGACGCAATTGCTGGAACAATTAAACGTGAACCCACAAGCCCGCGCCGAAGATTTGAGCGTAGCTGAATGGGTGGCTTTAAGTAATTTGTTGACACCTGCATGCGCTCCTACTCCTTAA
- a CDS encoding SH3 domain-containing protein, with protein sequence MKKLPVWVGCGIAAIATVAGISYMVHKNSIPTVNSSANSTGSAIGVSEKASAKVIQSQSCITLVSDPTPPLNVRASPVVASDNVVGQLTNGTRLFVLMEQNEWLQTKAPIAGWVYKSLTITSCPTTNGVPAPRPATPASATQPVDAGPTLLTTATEQYQAGNLEVAMALAKAVSKNSIAYAEAQLAIAQWQQDWQQAETRFQAAQQAFQEQRWQDVLSQVNGFPEIRFWKEKLTPVVKATIERQGHAGGNYDNKTKSITLPANHRPATVAGRFASSGVHQYLLNGVQGQILTIDTGGLGPLPGIMAPDGTSLGETSDRSQTTRWTGKLPLSGTYRLKLDSRSQPYDYAFSVQLN encoded by the coding sequence ATGAAAAAGCTTCCCGTTTGGGTGGGCTGCGGAATAGCGGCGATTGCAACCGTAGCAGGCATCAGTTATATGGTGCACAAAAACTCGATTCCTACAGTAAATTCCAGCGCTAATTCCACAGGGTCAGCTATTGGGGTATCCGAAAAGGCTTCTGCAAAAGTGATTCAGTCGCAAAGTTGCATCACACTCGTTAGTGATCCGACGCCACCCTTAAATGTGCGAGCTAGCCCAGTGGTCGCCTCAGATAATGTTGTGGGCCAACTCACCAATGGCACCCGCCTCTTTGTCTTAATGGAACAAAACGAGTGGTTGCAAACCAAGGCTCCGATTGCAGGGTGGGTTTATAAGTCGCTGACGATCACCAGTTGCCCCACGACCAATGGCGTCCCTGCTCCCAGACCTGCTACTCCAGCTAGCGCGACCCAGCCTGTAGATGCTGGTCCGACTTTATTAACGACGGCCACTGAGCAATACCAAGCAGGTAATTTAGAAGTAGCAATGGCTTTGGCCAAAGCGGTTTCCAAAAACAGCATTGCCTACGCCGAAGCTCAACTCGCGATCGCCCAGTGGCAACAAGATTGGCAACAGGCAGAAACTCGCTTTCAAGCCGCGCAACAAGCCTTCCAAGAGCAGCGCTGGCAAGATGTTCTGAGCCAAGTGAATGGGTTTCCGGAGATTCGCTTTTGGAAAGAGAAGTTAACACCAGTGGTAAAGGCCACCATTGAGCGACAGGGCCATGCAGGTGGAAACTACGACAACAAAACTAAGTCGATTACCCTCCCTGCCAATCACCGTCCCGCTACTGTGGCTGGCCGTTTTGCCAGCTCAGGAGTTCACCAATACTTACTGAACGGAGTGCAAGGACAAATTCTCACAATTGATACTGGCGGGCTCGGTCCTTTACCAGGCATCATGGCTCCAGACGGCACCTCCCTAGGTGAGACAAGCGATCGCAGTCAGACTACGCGCTGGACAGGCAAACTACCGCTCAGTGGCACTTACAGGCTCAAGCTCGATTCTCGATCGCAACCTTATGATTATGCCTTCTCAGTCCAACTCAACTGA
- a CDS encoding SH3 domain-containing protein — translation MLGTGLLTLVSLVCVACASAPETDSTAVSPSPTATTTPAAPSSSPAAAPPVTAQPLKSSPDNSAQDNEPAVQVENCVVTQAIAADPNPPLNIRSGPEVQSDNVVGTLKNGAWVSVVAEKDGWFQIRSTDGNEVTGWVAKNRTESNCNQKTARIALPQAGGTVAIADRFVGTGSHKYVLRANQGQTLTVTNQKDVFPNILTPTGQPLISGNYDENRQNWTGELPATGEYTLELDSNFKGYDYAFSAQVK, via the coding sequence ATGCTTGGAACTGGTCTGCTCACGCTGGTGTCCTTGGTCTGTGTTGCCTGCGCCTCAGCCCCCGAAACGGACTCAACAGCAGTGAGCCCTAGCCCGACAGCCACTACAACCCCAGCCGCTCCAAGCTCTAGCCCCGCAGCCGCTCCCCCCGTGACGGCCCAACCCCTCAAATCTTCTCCTGATAATAGTGCTCAGGATAATGAGCCAGCGGTACAGGTGGAAAACTGCGTTGTGACTCAAGCGATCGCGGCTGATCCCAACCCCCCTCTAAATATTCGTTCTGGTCCAGAAGTGCAATCTGATAACGTGGTTGGCACCCTCAAGAATGGCGCTTGGGTTTCGGTAGTAGCTGAAAAAGATGGTTGGTTTCAGATCAGGTCAACGGATGGCAATGAAGTTACGGGTTGGGTCGCCAAAAATCGGACTGAGAGCAACTGCAACCAAAAGACAGCCCGGATTGCGCTTCCTCAAGCGGGTGGAACGGTAGCGATCGCCGATCGCTTTGTCGGTACTGGGAGCCACAAGTATGTATTGCGAGCTAATCAAGGCCAAACCTTAACCGTTACGAATCAAAAAGATGTCTTCCCCAACATCTTGACTCCCACAGGCCAGCCTTTGATTTCCGGGAATTATGATGAAAATCGCCAAAACTGGACTGGCGAACTTCCTGCTACCGGAGAGTACACCTTGGAGCTAGACTCAAACTTCAAAGGCTACGATTATGCCTTCTCCGCTCAAGTGAAATAG
- a CDS encoding metallophosphoesterase — protein sequence MRPVVVVLLAVGLASGSYWVANQVKQTQSTQSGRATGTRAPGTAPAIAAAGDIACDPDSPKFNGGRGTATACRMQATAQLLLNEGLTAVLPLGDLQYEVGSAEAFQKSYAPSWGRLKSITRPVVGNHEYEEPGAASYYRYFGAAAGSPQRGYYSYDIGQWHLIALNSNCSEVGGCGIGSPQERWLKADLAAHPRKCTLAYWHHPRFSSGHHGNNSDTQAFWQALAAAGADVVLAGHDHHYERFAPQTPQGKLDPDRGIRQFVVGTGGKNHYELGEIQPHSQVRNADTYGVLKLTLHPTRYDWRFISEAGKSFSDSGNSPCH from the coding sequence ATGCGTCCAGTTGTGGTGGTGCTTCTAGCTGTGGGATTGGCATCGGGGAGTTATTGGGTTGCCAATCAGGTGAAGCAGACGCAATCTACGCAATCTGGTAGAGCGACAGGAACTAGAGCTCCAGGAACTGCTCCAGCGATCGCGGCGGCAGGGGACATTGCCTGCGATCCGGACAGTCCCAAATTTAACGGGGGGCGAGGAACCGCCACAGCTTGCCGCATGCAGGCAACAGCCCAACTTTTGCTCAACGAAGGTTTAACTGCCGTTTTGCCTCTTGGGGATTTGCAGTACGAAGTAGGCAGTGCCGAAGCCTTTCAAAAATCTTATGCACCTAGCTGGGGCAGGCTCAAGTCGATTACTCGGCCCGTGGTAGGCAATCACGAATATGAAGAGCCGGGCGCTGCCAGCTACTATCGCTACTTTGGGGCAGCCGCAGGCAGTCCGCAGCGGGGTTATTACAGTTACGACATTGGGCAGTGGCACCTGATTGCGCTCAATTCTAACTGTTCGGAGGTGGGAGGCTGTGGCATAGGTTCGCCCCAAGAGCGATGGCTCAAAGCAGACTTGGCAGCGCACCCTCGGAAATGTACCTTAGCTTATTGGCATCATCCCCGCTTCTCATCGGGGCATCATGGCAACAATTCTGACACTCAGGCTTTTTGGCAAGCGCTTGCCGCTGCGGGCGCAGATGTTGTCCTGGCAGGGCATGACCACCACTATGAGCGTTTTGCTCCCCAAACTCCGCAGGGCAAGCTAGACCCCGATCGCGGTATACGTCAGTTTGTGGTGGGAACTGGGGGTAAAAATCACTATGAGTTGGGCGAGATTCAACCCCACAGCCAAGTGCGAAATGCTGATACCTATGGCGTTTTAAAGTTGACCTTGCACCCAACCCGCTACGATTGGCGCTTTATTTCCGAAGCTGGCAAGAGCTTTTCAGACTCCGGTAACAGCCCTTGTCATTAA
- a CDS encoding response regulator, with the protein MCPLSAEFGYAFSTKTRPLETMRHPRLMKQLQVLVVDNDPDSRHLLTVLFAAYGIRTIATASACKALAILQDIQPDLLISELALPGEDGYCLMQQVKALESRQQVQIPAIALTGYNRKSDQAQALAVGFRKYLVKPVDIDELMTTVADLTKSPQMVPTT; encoded by the coding sequence ATGTGCCCCCTATCTGCCGAGTTTGGCTATGCCTTCTCCACTAAGACCAGGCCTCTGGAGACAATGCGTCATCCAAGGTTGATGAAACAGTTGCAAGTGCTAGTTGTTGATAATGACCCTGATTCTAGACACCTGCTCACCGTGTTGTTTGCAGCCTATGGCATCAGGACGATTGCTACAGCTTCGGCCTGCAAAGCACTGGCAATTTTGCAAGATATCCAACCAGATTTACTGATCAGCGAACTTGCCCTACCCGGCGAGGATGGCTATTGCCTGATGCAGCAAGTCAAAGCCCTAGAGAGTAGACAACAAGTTCAAATTCCTGCGATCGCCTTGACTGGCTACAACCGCAAGAGCGACCAAGCACAAGCCCTAGCTGTCGGCTTTCGCAAGTATCTAGTAAAACCTGTTGATATTGACGAGTTAATGACCACGGTTGCTGACCTGACCAAATCCCCCCAAATGGTGCCTACGACATGA